AAGTTTATCCATCAGTGGGCTTTGATCCGGCCAACGCTGGCCAAAAGAAAGGGAAGGAGGGGTTGCTTAAAAAACACACTCCACTAGATGTAATTCCtcacacattttatttcaataaatgGGCATGTGCATGTTACtgtgcttgtttattttttatttctctctGCCGTTAGTTGTGGTCTCAGTGGGAATATAAAAACTTTTCAAGCGTTCACATTGTTAAACATGCTTACTTCAATTTGTTTATAGTAGTACCAAATCACAACTACAGCAGCTTTTGACTAAAGCAGGTTTATGACTACAGCTTAAAAATTGGGCCAAACATTTGACTCATCCAGGAAGTTGGGTCATTGTTgtgcacaaaaaaacaacaacaataaatcgggttgtttttttcccaaattgagGAAGAGGAAAACCAATGTGCAGAAATATCCAATCACAAATTTTGACATTGTAGTCAGCACACACCTGCAACAATTTTAAGCTATTCTTGTAAGCTTTCCctgagacgttttttttttcttcaagcagAACCCTGAGGCTGTTTATAATTCCATCTACCTTGCCTAGGGGCCCAGTTccagttgaaaaaaaacaacccaccaCGCAAGTTTAACAATTTTGTTATATTTGTCTTAAACATATTCTACTTTTTTGGAATAATGGCTAGAAAGTAataatacattattattattataatttttattAGTCGATGAACTTAACTGCGTCCGCATGCGTCCTCCGCAGGCGCTAATCAGCGCTCGATCGACCGATCGGATCAGCGAACAATCCATCGCCGCATGGTGACGTCACGCCGTTGATCGGTAACACTGGCTGGATGGTTGGTGGGCGGGCGGCAGATTTCCGCGCGGACGCCACCAGAGGTTGAAGTGCATATATCATTATTCATGATTCCGAGCCGCGCACGCTCTGGTTGAAACGTTtaacatataatatatataaggTGCAAGGTGCGTCCGTGTGGATTTCTTCGCTCGTTTTGGAAATGTAGCCGCTGTCACGGATGCGGAGGATGAAAAGTAGGATGGATGCCTAAGTGGACGGAGCGTGCCAGGTGTGGCCTGCTTCCAATAGCAACATCTGGCCGGTGAGTCGCACCGACAGCCGCTTTGCCTGCCAGACCGTTCGGCGCGTGCAAACGAAAAGGGGGTTGACCGGGGAAGGCATGCGGGGAGCTGCCTTCCTTGCTCGCATCGGGTCCGGCGAGTCGGTTGACGACCTCGTCCTTGCTTTGCCGGAGGACGGTTTGCGAAACAAAATGCCCTCTGTGCAGTGTGCATCGCTGACTGTGGAGATGTCATGCTTTCAATTCTATTGACATGCATAGctcctggggaaaaaaaaaaaaaaaaaaaagagaccacgGTTAGATTGCACATTTACGAATTCATTTGGTGTCACAaatagacattaaaaaaaaggacaaacatttgatttttttttgcagctcaaTGGAGCTTTGCAGGAGCTGATAATTCTGCAgtgatttttttaatgattattcTAACCCCCACCTCCCACAGCTGCTCACATGTGTCATTGATAGTCTAAACCGGCACGGATGCAAAGGATTCGGAATTGAAGGTTCTTCCGTCAGTCACCACATTTTTTTCCCGAAGCAATCCGAATGAACCCCAGTGGGATTACGACAGTCGCTAAACCACAAAATGGTCTCTACCTTGTGTAAATACAAATACGTGACAAtccacacgttttttttttttttttgcggtctCATAGAGGCCGCCTCAGCAGCAGCCCACCTCTGGACTCTGAAGCCACCAGGTATCAGAGATGGAGGAAGTGGACTCGCAAGGAGAGGGGCCAATGGCACTGAGAGAGGGATCGAGTGGCCGCGGCATACCGACGGAGACCGGCGGCACTTCCAAGACCACCACGACCACCAACCTGCTGGCTTCTGTTAAAGAACAGGTGGGATGGCACCACACGTCTGCTGTGCTTGTgtacacacatccacacaaccTTCCCACCAGCCTGATTGTTTTCATCTCACTGAAAGAGATGCAATTCAATAATACTTCAAGCTGATTGGGCAATGTGGCAACTTGTGCAGTCTATCAAAGTTGAGTCTTGACCAATCACAGCAAAAGAAATCCTTATCAGGAAGTTAGAGAAGCACAAAGCGGTCGGCCCGGTCAGGGAGTTAAGTGAATCCTGTGATGTCGTCATCATTCTCTCACAAATCGATATTCGCACTCTGCTTGGATAGACTAAAGCCAGTAATCTttgttgtggggaaaaaaaaaatgaaccgcAGTATTAGCATCAGTAAGCGGAGTAGGCCAGATCTGGAAAGATCAATGCGTGGTCACGATGTAGAGATGCATGGTGCTCCAAAAAAATAGTGCACACTCAGCAAATGCTCCGAAGGGGTCGCGTCAGCGCACAGATCCTTGACCTTGCTTGAACTAAGCCGGATGATCGGGTCGGTCGGACGTGGCACAGCGAATGACAGCTTGCTGCTGACTCAAGGTCACCAGACCTCATCAGACTGTTGAGTTCAACGAGGTTACTTAGTTTGACaattagcatggattttttgtcTTTACTCATCAGCTCTTCGTGACAACGATATTTGTCCGAAATGTCGCTTATTAATGTCGCATTAGGAGCTGACGTGCACTCATAGCTACTAGCTAGCAGAAGCTTGTTGCTAGCTAGCCATCCGACTATCGCGTCGGTGGTTGATTAGCAGTTTTGCTATTCAATGTCTTTTGATATGGTgctaaatttaaattttttaatgCCAAACTGCTTCTTTCAAGCCAAGAACAGAAGGGATTAAAAATTGAGCAGTAAACATTGTCCGTGATATAAGAATGTTGAGTCATGTGACTTCAGTTCCCCAACCGTGGACCTGGCGTTTCCACTTACTGACTCAAAGCAACTCTCAAAATGCCTTTTGACAATATTCAGAGGCATCCCATTAAATGGTGGGCGTTTGGAAATCAAAAGTGCTTGAGTGGGTCATGTCGTGGGTGGACAGAACGGATGCAAAAAGCCGGATGTGTTGCATATTTTTCCATCCATCACGGTGAAGGTGGGCGCCGCAGCTGCTTTTCTTCTTGTGATGTCGCCCATTACTGGATTTTTAGGATGAACACGAGGAGGCAAACCGTACAAATCATGGCCGAGCTTGTAGGCTTGAAAAGCAAGCGTGGCCTCGAGAGTAAAGTCTCTTCTTCTTTTATGAAGAGCAGAATATTCTACACAAGGGAAAATTCAATGCGGTGAGCAAACATTTAACAGAAAAGGTGAAAGTATTTGACTTCTAAAATTAATCACAAAAGCACAATGCATTTTACTGTCTATTATATTCAATAATGGTTTTGATACCtgggcacaaaaaataaaaaatgcatacaaaagagtttcttccccttatcaaaaaaaaaaatacattacacGTCACGATGTCGGGTCGGTTCGACTTTAATGATCGCAAAACAATATCGTCCCAAAGCTTTGCTATACATTATGACCTGATTAGCAAAAAGTACTTCATCATACCAACAAAGCCGTTTAGTCCAGCTCACTGTTAAATAAATAACGAATAGGTGTCTCATTACTTTTGTCCCTATAGTGTTCTTTGTGTATAACAGACAATCTCACAAATTTTAATTCCATTAGAGTTGTGATCGAACATATCAGTTGATTTTTATTAGCAAACAAGtccattttgatttaaaaaaaaaaaattaaaaatgctaagccGTGAGCATCTCCATGCAACCTTTAGCGGTGAGGGCTCCGACTGCCGCACGCCATCCGACACTGTCAAGGTTGCATTTATCGCATGAGCAGCTGACCCAAATACAACAGTGCTTTTATCCTGAGATGGGATTTAAGTCTCGTTTTGGACTTTTGAATGCATGAACATCGGGCGCTTACATTATTATCACGTGAAATTCCAGATTTGAGTTGTTTCCGAGTGAGTATGGCACGGAATGCTTTTCCACAGGAGCTGCAGTTTGAGCGTCTGACACGGGAGTTGGAGGAAGAGCGTCAGATTGTGGCCAGCCAGCTGGAGAGGTGCATGCTGGGAGCCGAGTCGCCAGTGGCAGACAGCAGCAGGTCAGCACACTTTAAAAAATTTGCATCGAGTTCAGTGGAACCTCCAAGACTGCTTGGGGATGCTGGTCGACCTGAAATTTGTTGAAATATCGAATCCGTCTCATTCTAGTGACTTTCAACTCTGGGTTTTAGTGTAACTTTATCGCCCATGGCTGACCTCCACCTCGTGCTTTTGACCTTGGAGGTTTTCATATCTCGAAGCAAAGAATTATATTTGTTTGGTTAGCCGATTAACAATTTGAAACGGTTTTCTGTCCTCTTGCTCAAGCTCGTCGGAGAAGTCGTTCGCCTGGAGATCTCCGGGTatgagttcttttttttctgtcacagaaaaataaataaataaataaataaataaataaataaataaataaataaataaataaataaataaataaataaataaataaataaataaataaataaataaataaataaataaataaataaataaaattctgtCACATTTACGGTTTGAGGTGCAATTCTGTCCTGCTTTTGCAGGGGGCGACGCGCAGGGCATAGCGGCATCTGCATGTCAAGGTCGTGGAATGGAGGCGGAGGACGGACTCTACCCGGCCGAAGTGGACCGCGCATCCCTGCATGACAGTGAGGGTCTGTCGTTTGTGCACACACGCTGACACTAGCCCTGAAATAAGAACCGTAAATGCAACACGATCCCGTTGGTGTGTTATGTCACCACCGCCACCAAACACGGGAAAATAGCCTCAGCAGATCGGGCTGCATTGTAGGTGCACGACCATCATGGAATATCCGCTATGATGCCACTTTGATTGAGTGCTAAACTAAAAATTTAGAGGGATTTACAGATTTTGGGAAATGCATAGATTCATGTGCATGAAGGCAACAAACAAGGCcctcttagattttttttttttgcctaagAACTTTCCTTCCCAAGTGGGCGAGATGCTTCAaagagtatttatttattttccttaatttagttttaatcattaatttccCTTGAGATATCAGCAATACTCACAGTTGCCTGAAAAGCACTGTCAAATATTTTCTACAGCGTTCTCCTTTTCAAAgtttggataaaaaaataaaataaaaaaaggaacgtTTCACCTTGATTCAATAACATTTGCCACAAAAATTAAGTAGAGCTGGCATAAAGGTCAGTAAACGGTCCATTACTGTTAACTATCCGAGGCGGAACAATAAAATCAGGATGCGAAGAGATGAGCCGAATCTGGCGGGAGAACAGCGACAGTTCTTTAAGGACTCGGGCAAAACAGCCGCAAGAGTCACGTCTGGTGTTTGAAGACCTCCGGGTGTACATTTTAGGAGAGCCTTTGAACAGACGACAAAAAGCGATCAAACAGATTTCTCAATTCTTTCATCCCATTTGCGCAACATGGGAGCCTCGCAAGTGAAGAAGTAATCATGCAAGATCCAAGGAAAGCTTTGATAGCACATTTGCTCTCCTTTTACTCCTTCTTCCTTCGTCTGAAAATAACCCCCCTCCCGCTCCGCTTACGCCGCCTCCTTTTGCTTGAGTAGAAACTAGGCCAGCCATGAAGTCAACAATGTTAGTGTACAAGCATCAAGGCTGGATGTTTTTCTATTCCCCAAGTCCTCTTAAAGCGAATGAGATAAAACGCCAGCGTCTTGCTGACTGCTTCCGTCTGGTCTGTGTTATGTTTCTCGGTGTGTTCGCAGGCTCGGGGGGCCACTCGGCTCACGTGACGTCATATTCAGACAGCGGCTATCAGGACAGCAGCGTCAGTTACTACAGCAACCAGAACGTGGTGCGTTCCGAGCCCCGTGCTTCCCTCTCCAGAAGTCCAAGAGCTGAGGGTCAAGCGTCCGGGCAGGTAGGTTGGCTCTGACCCTTACCTACTTGATGTTATATTTGGACATaaaaacagacacacagagTTTTGAGAtgcaaattttatttatttcataacctcccttgtatctcaaatcatatcgtcccattgaaatgaatggagatGAAATTAATTCGTTCCAGTGCCAACAAGAAAAAATGACTCcttggtaaaataaaaaaaaaagcaaagtgagTTGGGCACAAATGACCAGCATGGAACCCAATGCGTCAACGTCCTGTTtgatctcttcctcctcctctcagCCATCTGGCCGGATGCTGCGTAGGATGTCGTCCCTCCCTTCCAGGAGCCAGTCTCCCGGCTGCGCCACGGCCGGCACCGTTTCACCCTCTCGCATATCATTGCGAACATCTCAAGGCAGCACCTATGACTCGCCCATCCTCTCCGAACCCAAACCGCTGGCGACGGTCTTCCCCGGCACCAGCGTGCCACCCTCCTGCCCGTCGCCCTCCTCCCCAGGCGACGGCAGAGGAGCGGGGGGTGCCGCCGGCCGTCTGGGTTCCACGCTGTCCCTCATCGAGGGGCGGGTTTTGCTGGGCTCACCCCTGCGCTCCGGGATGACGGCCGTACCGCAGCATTACGGCTCCACGCTGCCCAGACAGAGTCAGTCCTTAGCCTACGGCGCTGACCCGTATGGCCTGTACCAGAGGAGCGCCCTGCCCCGCCCTGACAGCCTCATAGGTCAGTCACCTTTGAAAAAAGTCTATAAACCATTTCACAGCACCAGGAGGGTTTTGAATTTAAATACAATCGGGTCATGCCGGAGTTATTGCACGACGACACCCATTTACTCTTTGGTCACATGACGAAGCCTCTCCCACTGACCCACATAGCCAGGTCTCTACCACAAAGCCATCAGATGATTATCATCTGGCAACAGCCAGAGGCTTTAGACTGCCGTCAGCATCTGCTTTAAATTTGATTTCCAACGGCGTCACTCTTTCTTCCTTTTCACTCTCGGTTACGAGCACACGCGCTCAAGATCGCTTTGTACGCATTTGTTGTGCTCCATCGAGCATGCTAGGAGAGTAGAAAGATGCACACGAGTGAACTACAATGAAATTCCTTCCCATCCTCCAGCTGAGTGCTTTTCTACTAAGTAGCCCAACACATCGCTCAAGTCCGTATTCCCGGTTATCTGTGACATGCAGCGTAATCCCAGATTACAGATAGAGAAGATGAGCAATAGGCAGGTGCACACATGgcatttcctttcatttttgtgtaagaatcaAATCATTTATGTGTCTTATGAAAAGtccttttttatgtatttaaaaaaaaaaaaaaaatccgcaggCCTCCACAGCTCCTATGCCGCCGGTCAGTCGGGCCAGATTGACCCGGAGCTGAGGGCAGCGTTGTCTCCAGATTCCCACATGACAGCAGTTTTTGATGAGCGCACCTTCCACAGCCCCTTGTATCACAGCCCCTCCCAAGAACTGCAGGGCTCCCTCTACGGGACAGGTGCAGGTACTGCAATCCCAAACTTTAAAATGCTGCTTGACTTGTTCAaattttcctccatttttttttaaatcatcatttttcatcatttttgtGGCATCATCTGATTGAACTGATTTgctcaaattttcttttttttttaaatcatcattTTTTAGGCATCCTTTGTGGGAGGAGCTATTAATAGATGAAAAAACTTTTTGCTCCTGTAAAACATTATAAGAATAAATCACTGTCCCAAAAAACTTAATTAGACATGCTTTGTTTTAAGCTtggattttgattttattttttttgcccctcCTCAGGTGTCGGGACCTTGCGGCGGACCACAAGCCATTGCAGCACTCTGCCATACCAAAGAAGCAGCTACGGACTAAACAATGCGGCTGTGTACCTCGACTCCTTTGGGGTCCTTGGCGAGCCCGTCTACTCGCATCAGCACTCGGAGCTGGTGGAGCGGATGGTCACCCGCACGCCATCCATTGAGAGCATCCACAAAGACCCCAGGTGCACAAAAATGTGGCGTAGTACTTGTGACATAACCAACGCTGATGAATTCCATTTATTCCGAGTAAGATCACGGAATTAAATTAAACTCATTAGTCACGGTCGTGCCGTATTAATGAAGAGACTTCATTTAACGGGTGCGCAACGGAGATAAAGCGGAACTCCATTAACCCCTTTTGCTCTTTTGGCCCGCCAAGGGAGTTTGCGTGGCGTGACCCCGAGCTGCCGGAGGTCATCCACATGCTGCAGCATCATTTCCCGTCCGTGCAGGCCAATGCGGCCGCTTATCTGCAGCACCTGTGCTTTGGAGACAATATGGTCAAAGTTGAGGTGAGTGGCGAGGGCCACGTCTcgttgcattttttctttttcccaccGTGAGAAGCTCACGGGGAAAAAGTTCAATTCCTCTTTAGAATGTGCGGATGGAATGTCACGTGCATGGCGACGTGCTCGTCTGTCTTTCTAAAAGTACACGCTGGCATCCCAACTGAGCCAAAGCGCCATCTGCTCCAACCGAAAAGTAGAAAACACTTCTAAGCTCTGATAGTCTTCTCTTTAATCTCATTCCCGCGCAATAAATGACTGCGGCACAATAGCTTCGTGCCACGCGAGGACATTGCGCTTGCTTTGGTTTGTCGCGCCAACGTATTTTCAGACGCCATTGAACACACAACCACTGAATATTGCATCTTTATTGGTCAGCCACCAACATTttgataaaaatataaaataaaatagaaaaaatataataaaacatataatagaataataaaaaagaaatgaaatgaatttggattaaatataataaaaatataataaaatgataaaaaaacaaaaataaaacaaaataaaaataaaataactaaaatatttttttttaaataaaattgaattagaatgtaataaaaaatataatacaaaataataaaaaggaaattaaattgaattaatataataaaatataataaaaaataaaaccaaaaagttCCACATGTTAAATGAGCTGACTGTTTTCAAACTTGTCCTAACATTTGGCGCCGTCATGACAAAGTGCGACAATTCCCTCTCCACTCTGAGAAATGCATTTTAAGAATTCCGATGCCTGCGTCTGCGTCTTGACCACTCCTTGGTCTTTGCGCAGGTGTGTCACCTCGGCGGCATCCAGCACTTGGTGGATCTGCTGGACAACAAGGCAGCTGAAGTGCAAAAGAGCGCCTGTGGGGCTTTGAGGAACCTGGTGTACGGGAAAGCCACTGACAACAACAAGGTGGCACTGAGGAACTGCGGGGGCGTGCCTGCACTCTTGCGCCTCCTCAGGAAAACAACAGACAATGAAGTTCGGGAGCTGGTAACCGGTACGTCATTACTTTCACGATAACTCGAAAAGGGACTTTTTAGATGTAGGAACTTTCCTCAGTCAATGATGCTAATCAGCTAGTAGATACCGACTGACCTTTGAGGCAGCATCTATTTGCAAAAGTTGGACCTTGAACCTTTGGCTCAATTCGACTTGCTTATACTCACATGGAGGAAGTCTAGTAAGATTGTATTTTGGGATTCTTTGGCTATCTGTGCTGTTCAAATATTACCCGACGGATCTTCTGAAGTGTGAATGTACACACCAACATTCACTCTATTTCtactcaacaacaaaaaaaatgctcttggGAGGTTATTAATACAGATGGTAATCCTATTTCTCAATCTagagtctttaaaaaaaaaaaatcacaatcatTTGATTTTCCTTGTtaataaaaatcacattttgagAAGACAACTCTGATGTCGAATGAGTCAGTAGCAGTCCAATGTCCGGGCTGGCAGTGGATCATTTTGGCTGCTTTGTGGGTGGCCTGCTGTGTTTTGACTGAGTGCATAATCGGGATCGATGCAAGATGATATGCTCTTGAAAAAAAGATGCAAGTGACAGCGACATATTTTTTCGTACCGGGAGACACCAGATGGCTCTGGCTGTCCAAGTTGATTCTCTGTGCTATTTAAAAACGCaggaaaaaaattcataaacatGTTTTTAGATTGTGTAGAAAGTCGCCCATGACCACAACTTGATCAGAGCCAAACTGCAACTTCTAATCTCTATACGTTCTTGGTTGGAAAACATCATTGCCAGCCACGGCAAAGTTTGTCCAATTTTTGCAACGTGCTCGATGTGCAAAGTGCCTTGACGTGACTTTGTGTTGTTGACGCTCGATGAAGAAAACCGATTTGTCCTTTCCAGGGGTTTTATGGAACCTGTCGTCCTGCGACGCGGTGAAGATGACCATCATTCGCGACGCTCTGACCACATTGACCAACACGGTGGTCATCCCCCACTCAGGCTGGAGTAGCCTGTCACACCGTGATCAACACAAGATCAAGTTCCAATCTTCTCTACTGCTGCGAAACACCACCGGCTGTCTGAGGTGAGACACCCACATACACTATGTCTATTGGTCCAAACTTCATTGCAGTCCATGGCAGTCCAGGAACAAGGTTGTAAGATCTTCCTGCACTGCCTGAGAATTAAATGTTGCAAGCACATAAATCTAAGACGTAAGCTAAGTGGTGTCTTGATGCTGATGCACGGAGGGTGACGTGCACTGCAGCACTGCTCTTTCAACTTGATGTTTGCCGTGGCTGAACGTTTCCATTGGAGGACACGCTTCTCTTCTTTTACTGTATCCAGGCAGTTTGGAAGCCTCCATGTGGAGAAAGTTGCTCATTGCATCTCTCAgcatgatttaaaaataa
This region of Syngnathus typhle isolate RoL2023-S1 ecotype Sweden linkage group LG2, RoL_Styp_1.0, whole genome shotgun sequence genomic DNA includes:
- the LOC133150051 gene encoding plakophilin-4-like, whose product is MEEVDSQGEGPMALREGSSGRGIPTETGGTSKTTTTTNLLASVKEQELQFERLTRELEEERQIVASQLERCMLGAESPVADSSSSSEKSFAWRSPGGDAQGIAASACQGRGMEAEDGLYPAEVDRASLHDSEGSGGHSAHVTSYSDSGYQDSSVSYYSNQNVVRSEPRASLSRSPRAEGQASGQPSGRMLRRMSSLPSRSQSPGCATAGTVSPSRISLRTSQGSTYDSPILSEPKPLATVFPGTSVPPSCPSPSSPGDGRGAGGAAGRLGSTLSLIEGRVLLGSPLRSGMTAVPQHYGSTLPRQSQSLAYGADPYGLYQRSALPRPDSLIGLHSSYAAGQSGQIDPELRAALSPDSHMTAVFDERTFHSPLYHSPSQELQGSLYGTGAGVGTLRRTTSHCSTLPYQRSSYGLNNAAVYLDSFGVLGEPVYSHQHSELVERMVTRTPSIESIHKDPREFAWRDPELPEVIHMLQHHFPSVQANAAAYLQHLCFGDNMVKVEVCHLGGIQHLVDLLDNKAAEVQKSACGALRNLVYGKATDNNKVALRNCGGVPALLRLLRKTTDNEVRELVTGVLWNLSSCDAVKMTIIRDALTTLTNTVVIPHSGWSSLSHRDQHKIKFQSSLLLRNTTGCLRNLSSAGEEARGQLRCCEGLIDSLLHVLKACVNTSDFDSKIVENSVCTLRNLSYRLEVEMPSSRLLGNQELDTLLGFSSTAKELDYICWGKRRRGRKRTDWPDEKWDGTGPIPGFSSSLRGAELLWHPSVVKAYLNLLAESSNAATLEGAAGSLQNLSAGNWKFSAYIRAAVRKEKGLPILVELLRMDNDRVVCSVATALRNMALDARNKELTGKYAMRDLINRLPGGNPSVLSDDTVASVCCTLHEVTSHNMENAKALADSGGIEKLVDISKGRGKGYSMKVMKAAAQVLNTLWQYRELRTLYKQDGWNYTHFITPVSTLERDRYRSQPTLPTSPMHMPPVIQSGGSATSSPAMLGIRRHSSNYPRETSSMQVDSYYGENTLRRHHYPGSEKKNTYFIGTYSSQSGDELRRAQHPEPFYDEPDRKNYNQLYLSSPQDYGVEQYEDDPVHLTPSSPDGYAGQPLRFKSNTNYVDFYSTTRRPSNRANKFTGSPDSWV